The nucleotide window tggagggactcggaggtggccaactagcaaaaaaagtttagacttagtctttatgtaattttaatatattgactttaaattatttctatttgatttgggttgtaacaaggtctttcctccagctaatatttcaaattaggattattatcattttttttttgctttaaatttattagaagtagaacgtggtttcctaaaccataactgtttttaaatactacgtttccacaactaaatttttaaatgacgagttttcataaaatcatatgttctaaataaagctttcgcaactgaaaagagattttacaaagtatctaagtttttttttttaattttaaagaagtgtttccaatgaaaacaaggttttcgctaaaacacttcaatgtgacttgctagatttggccataacttttgggccgggtttggagtgttacatagGATATATATTATTGGAAGAAGTGTaatgaaaggctataagcctattacaaGCAGCTCTGCTACAACTGCTGTTAGTGGCGAAATCGGTACtttattctggagtgtagggatgggtgggtcgatttatttcccacatggagtgtagggctggacggagtggagtgtagaggatggtggGTAGGATTTTTTATGCATTACTGATACTGTACTGAattaggctaaggcccacactgatattgctaCTGATATGGGCTTAAGCCTAGATTGTTCGGCACTGTTTGTGTGACTGTTTATtaaatagggattacacactgagtttcatacTCACATTTTCAACTTAACTGTGTAGGGAATCCTTAGGCGGGTctgtgctgcgagggactcggcgTCGACCAAACCActgtttataattttattatgaatttttagtaagAGTATCTTTATTTGGGGTATTTCATGTAATAAGGtcgttttatgttttattattatttggggaTTTTATTTGTATTTGTTAGCCGtaggatgcgggttttcaaaaaccAGAGTAAAATGTTTTCAACTATCAAGCTACATAACCTGATTtaaaaagcttctgcaatgacAATGTTTATAAGTAATATAAAAACCTAGTACGAGACATGTTTTACTAAACTAACTTGTATTTTAGCAAATGAACTAAATAAGTTGGTTTTACAAAAGAATCACAAACAAGGTTATTTACGCACACGAGCTTTTCTACTAAATCTGCACTTTACCAAAACCCACCTCAATGCGACATCATAGATGCGACTTTAATGTCTAGGCCggatttggagtgttacatttagtggtatcagagccaggttacaaaactcagctgtggatttgggttttttctaaaaacgtaaaattttcaaaagggactatttcaaattatttttgaaaGTAATACtattgaatttgtggtctatCGAGTCTGCGGGGCCGATTCTGTAAGTTCTTTAAAACTACTGTTTGATTTAACTAAAAAGAGATTATTGTAGATGATAGACTGTACTAAAACCCTTATTAGGGGAaacctaaaactgtagtaagactacgTTATGCGAAAACGAATAACTCTGAATTATTGATGctatttttcataaaacatccactaataaacactggaactgtaaaactgatagataaaactgttaatacataTGATATGTATATCGACTATTAGTACTAGAGGTACTCCTAGAAGGGGTACTAGAGGCCGTGGCAGAGGCCGTGCAGGTGCTCGGGCTGGATCTTCAGCTTCGGGCCATATGCCTAATGTTGAGGCAAAAGAGGCTCCGAATTCACCTATGATCGAGATTGGGTCACACGATCGGGCGGCTGGGGATGACACACTATCCCAAGCTATGCTatggattttggaaagggtcgctgggcccaatactggtactgtgggcTGTAGGTCAGTGACAGAACGACTCAGGTATAATAGGGTtgagatctttaggggtatcgctggagttgcccctaatgtggctgaatattggatagaggccaaagagaggatcatggatgaccctGATTGCACTCCAGagtagaaactaaaaggtgcagtgtcattgttgagagatgaagcctatcagtggtggcttattgTGAAATATGGTACTCAGCCTGATCGATTAACTTGGGACTTTTTCAATAatgcattccaagggaagtatgtgggcacTAGCTATGTGGATACCCACAAAAGGGAGTTTCTAGATCTGACCAGGGGGAAAAGTccgtggctgagtatgaggcgaAAATTTTTCGATTAAGCCGCTATGCGCGAGGCATGGTGGCCATTGAGTATGAGCGCTGTgtacgttttgaggatggcctcaaagaTAATCTGTGAGTtttaatagctccacagagggagtgagATTTTGCAGTATTAGTATAAAAGGTAAAGCTTGCAGAGGATGTGAAGCACGCTGAGTGCCAGAATCATGAGAAGGATAAGGGGAGAAACAAGAGGGTTTGGAAGCCCTCAGGTTCAGCTATAGGGCCTAAGGAAAAGGCCAGGGTTGATGGGCCAGCTAGAGTTGGGGCCCGTGTTGCTACTTTTGGGTCACAGCCTTGTACAATTTGTAGGAAGCGCCATCAGGATGAGTTGGGGGCGTGTTTTAGGTGCGAATCTATGGAGCACCGTATTAGGGATTGTCCACAGAGGCTTGATTAGATGCAAGTTATGGGTAGGGGACTGTTCAGCCACAGAGAGGTTTTCAACAGCCGTTGAAGGGTCGTGGTCAGgctagaggtggaaatggtatgagCTGTAGTCGTGGAGCATCGGGCAGGGGTGCTAGTCatgctgaggcgaggcagccagcactggtttatgctgcacgttgCCAAGAGGACGGAGACACCCcaaatgttattacgggtacgttTTTTATTCATCAAGTACCTTACATTGCATTGATCGATGTTGGTTCCACGCACTtttatatagcatgcactgtgtctgagactttTGGGTGTGATGTGTGAAAACACTACGAGTGAGATTATTGTTTTTAGTCTATTGGGGTAGTCAGTAAGAGTGAACAAATTGTTTAAGGATGTACCCTTGGAGGTTCAAGGAAGGATCTTTTTAGCCTACctgatggaacttccttttggggaaTTCGACGTAATATTGGGCATGGACTGGTTGGTTAAGCATCAGGTGAATTTGGATTGTACTGCTAAACGGGTAGTCCTGAAAACTATCGGAGGTGACGAAGTGGTTATGATTTGGGAGCATCGGAATTATCTCTCAAATGTGATTTCCGCACTTAGAGCGGAGAAGTTTTTTCGTAAGGTTTGCGAGGTATATTTAGCTTATGTCAGTGCTACTGGTTCTGAGGTGTTGTCTGTTAAGGATATCAGAAAGTTAAGAATTTTTTGGATGTTCTTCCAGATGACCTACCGGGGTTACCTCCTAACCGTGAAGTTGAATTCGAGATAGAGCTTTTACCTGGTACAGCTCTGGTGTCTATTGcctcttatagaatggcaccgaaggagctcgtagagcttaaggctcaaattcaggAGTTATTGGATCGAGGGTTCATCCGCCCAAGTGTGCCTCTGTGAGGAGCATTGGTgatgttcgtgaagaagaaggatggaaccatgtgtatgtgcatcgattaccggaAACTGCACAAATTGACTATCAAAAATAAGTAAtcctaccaaggattgacgatctatttgaacagtttcgaggagcttcagttttctctaagatagatctcTGATCAAGGTACCACCAAACGAAGGTTAAGGACACTAATGTATACAAGACAACATTTAGAACTCgctacggtcattacgagtttctagtaatgccgtttgggctgacaaaTGCACTAGCTGCCTTTAttgatttgatgaaccgagtgtttcagccctatttggatcgattcatagtagtgtttatagatgatattctggtatattcgagGACTAAGGAGGATCATGATGCACATCTTCGGGTTGTTCTGCAGATTTTGAgggaaaagcaattgtatgctaaattcaacaAGTGTGATTTCTGGCTACATGAGGTAACTTtggttgatcctcgaaaaattgaagcggttCTAGATTGGAAGCAACCTAAGTCAGTGTTAGAGATTCgaagttttttgggtttggcagggtattatagacggtttgttgaggggttttcgttAATTGCTActcctctgactaagttgttgcgtaaagggGTATCATTTAACTGGACTAATAAGCAGTAGGAaagttttgagaagcttaagaaagttttgactgaggcccctgtcttgataCAACTAGAGTCTGGAAAGGAATTCATGGTTTATAGATATGCATCACATGTTTGTTTGGGGTGCATGTTGATAcaagagggtaaggtagtggcctatgcgtctcgtcagcttaaggcGCATGAAACAAACTACCTGGTGCATAACTTGGAGTTGGTAGCAGTGGTATTCGCATTGAAGATttagaggcattatctgtatggtgagaattgtattatttacatggatcacaagagcctcaagtatctcctcactcagaaggagttaaaccttagacaGCGTAGATAGGtcaagttgcttaaggattacaactgtttgattgaataccatcctggaaaggctaatgtggtagtcgatgcactgagccgtagggctgttactgatttgagggtgatgtttgctcgtctcagcttatttgatgatgtAGTTTGCTGGTTGAACTTCAGGTTAAACCGAGATAGGTTGAGTAGGTTAAAGTAAGCAGGTAGAGGATGAGTCACTAGGTTCTCGTTTTCGACAGGTTGAGAATGGGGAAACATCAGATTTTGGGCTAAATAGCTAAAAGGTACTTTGTTTCTGTGAGAGAGTCTATGTGCCAAGGGATACTGATTTGAGATGATCTATACTACAAGAGGCACATATTAGTCCTTATGCCATGCATCCTGGcagaaataagatgtaccgatACCTTTGGGAGTTTTATTGGTTGCCAGGACTTAAGCGGGAAGTTACTAATTTTGTGAGTAAGTGCCTGACTTATCAGCAGGTTAAGGCAGAGCATCAGTCgccttcggggttacttcagccagttaagattctgtTGTGGAAGTgagagagagtaactatggacatTGTTAGTTGGCTGCCcttaacacctactaagaaggtTTCAGTATCAGTTATCGTAGATCGATTAATGAAATCTGCCCATTTCGTACCTGTCTATACTGATTACTCATTACATAAGCTGGCTAAGCTGTATGTATCCGAAGTTGTGAGACTGAATGGAGCACCAATTTCTATTATATCCGATAGAGATCCACGCTTTAAGTCTCGGTTCTGGAAAAAGCTACATCAAGCACTGGGTACGAgcttggacttcagtactgcgttccatcctcagacaaatggttagtcagagagggtgattcagatactggaggacatgttaaaaAGTTGTGTGATCGATTTCTGGGGCAGTTAGAAGGATTTCTTAAcattggtagaatttgcatataacaacagctaccagtctagcatacaaatggcaccttatgaggtattatatggtcgtaggtgttgtACTCCCTCTTATTGgatagagttgggtgaacgacgtaTTTTGGGCCCTAAGTTGATTTTTGATACTGAAGACAAGGTCAGGTTGATTCGGGATCTGCTAAAAGAGGCTTTAGATAGACAAAAGTCTTGTGCAGATTTGAAACATAAGAAGATTGAGTTTTCAGTGGGGGACttggtgtttcttaaggtcttgccatggaagaaggtactgaggtttggacggaagggcaagttaagccctaggttcattgggccttccCATGTATTGAAGCGCATAGGACTGTTTACTTATAAACttgagttacctctagagttggaccAGATTCATGATATGTTCCacatctctatgttgaggcgataTCGCTCTGATCCTATGCACATCGTCTcgactgaggagattgaggttagaccaaaCCTAACTTTTGAGGAGGCGCTAATTTAGATTTTAGACCACGATGTGAAAGTTCTAAggaggatgtaacaccccaaactcgacctagaagttcagcccgaatctggcatgtcatattgaagtgtttttttgaaaaccatgtactcattgaaaacccttcttactatttaaaacctctggccattttaaaacttgtgaaaacctcaattttcgttggtttattaaaagtcattctcttgtaaaacattattacctttaaaattttattctctgtggaagcttaatttaaagttttgcagaaacgtgatattttgaaaaacagttattgttttggaaaagaaaactatGTTCTACTCCAACAgctataaaacaatatataaaattccaaatttagaaccagaaattaaaagaggccATATTACAACCTAGATAACATATAAGTACTTGTcaatagataacttaaaagaaaatcaGAAGGCATAGTAGTtttgtggccaccttcgagtccctcacaACACCGATCCCCCTAATACTGGGGATGACCTACATAGTTAATTAACGgggtgattttatgaaaactcaatgtgtaatccctccCTAAACTAAAATAGTTAGTAAACAGACAGAATTCAGAATCGTCATGGtcggagcccattacagtaacagtccATATGGTAATGGTCTAAGTCTGAGCCCTATTCAATACTAGTACagcctgggcctaagccctatacagAATCAGTAACAAATGTAGATATGTAGACAGATTCCCAGCCCAGTCCAACCACCataccacccgtaccaaccaacacaccatgtggggataaaatcgacccacctagcctacacaccaagcttagcaccggttgtggcactaagtcaacagaacAGATCAACGCCGTAGACAGGACAGCTAAAGGCATAAATATCACAGCAATGCTGCCAGTTAACAGAACGGCTATAAACTATAAGTATGGTATTATACAAAGCCATCGGTAACTGTATTATgtttggcacatagccatcaacgatGGTAATATTATCGACACACAGCCtttggtaaatatgatcgacaaaGAGTCATCAATAAGTATGTTGGCACGTAGCCATAGGTAAATAcatgtggcacaaagccatagtcgAGATGGCGCAGAGCCatttttaggttggcacagagccataatcagattaagcGGCACTAAGCCGTTCATCAGTCCACAGTCGTCCCGTGCaacccgtgcgaccttaacagatcaTTACTGAATTCACAGTCATCTCATGCAACTAGTGTGATCCTATCAGAACAGTACTTCCTCCGTATCattgtcccaaccccatgcaatatgacgtgtatgtcatgctcagtCATCACACATCTATGCAAAATGGTTATGCTCAATAacagtcatttaaacatatattaaacgcATATCAGTTTTGCAACCACagtcaaatcaattaaaattcaaccatacaatcacagtcaaatcagtcaaattcatagACTAAGTCGGTCATTTACTCACAatggcaaaacgatcattttaccttataaaggtatttctgtaattttacactacaagagtattttggtaattttacaaatcgaaggTATTAACGACCCAACCTAGGATCCATTGTTGCCccgagcgacttaagtaacctaaacagacataacggtaCAAATGGGCCTAAGgtccattactcggcccaagttgGCCCACACCTTCGTGTGGCCGATTTAGCCTAAATTTACTACCTAAGTCGtgtgcgcgacatgacaagtctatctacatcCTACTTAACAGTGAAGTTTACACAAGTGGGCCCACGGGACCATCGAGGCCTAGAACAGCCCTAGCACAGGAGAACGCTCGTAGCGGCCTCTATAGTCTATCGCCTATGATTTGTAGGCTCGGTTCACCCCACATGCGTTCGTAGCTTGTAAGGCCCCGAATGCCGAGGTTTTAGCTTTTTAGCTTTTGCcgacttccaacaaagaagggcaTGAATACGCAcatgtttatgagaacgcgctgAAGTCCACGATAACCaactttggcacatcctgcattcagTCTTAATCACTTTCCCCCCTCCAACTTATCTGGTtcactctatttaaagctagctttttgccaattcccatgttagcttcccagtgtgggattactttcaaccattaggaaaattccttatttttttgtGACCACTTctaccacagagttccagtccaactccacctcctacatagctcaaacaacaaaataaataatcccttgtgcatcccaagacttgaaccttagatctcacagttacacaacatgccaccttgccactccaccacaggttCTTTTTATATCATactttatcctcaattaattataaggcataTGTGCTAATGTCCAAATTCGgtcaaaaaaaaaaccaaaaaaaattgcaagagccaagacttgaacccaggctcccttgcaaccttaatgatgccacaaccactagaccatatgcttcattgtgtcatttatttaccacaataatttaaaaggctttCATCCAAGCActcagggttttattcacttaaagcCAAAAtatttgctaaagcctaggtttgaacctaagatttctccaacacttctcaaggccattaaccaccaaagcagacatttaattgtgtcatttccttgcataattaaatacttatatacaacctccttacggacccatactcaaggcccaatacttctaggcccaaattcagggtgttacagaagaAGTCAGTTCCACTGGCTAAGGTGCTATGGCGTAATCACAGTTTTGAGGAAGCCATGTAGGAACCCGAAGAGGCGATGGGATAGCAATACCCTCAcctattttgatcaggtaaattttagggccaaaatttcttttaaggggtagagttgtaatgccccaaaaatatattagatctttatttttgtaaaattgcaTTGCTTAAGCAGGTGCCTTTTCCAATGGTTGAGTGTCCTGAGAGGTGCTGGAgaggtcctgagttcaagccttggcttgtacaaaattttggtttttgttgAGTTAAACTTGCCTCTGGTTAGTTGGTCTTTTAAATTAAGTTAGGTAAAATTGGCATAAGGAGCTTGCAAAGTCTAGTGGCAAGGGGCATGTGGATGATCTTGGAGGTCTTGAGTTCGAGCCATGTTGCGCACAAAGTATGATCTTTTTACTGCTGTGCTGTGGGAGTGTCCTAGGTTAACCGAAATTGGAGTGTTTGAATGGGTGGTTTTGAGAGAGAATCTAGGAGATAATGGAGGGATTTGGATAGTGATCAGGTTGAGTGATGTGTAGTGAGATTTTAGGATATTTTTGGGGAGTTAGGGAGTGAGGAGGTGGTGTGCCAAATGAGGATTGTGGCTTTCAGGAAGTTCGGCTAAGGGTTGTGCTCAAGAGCCATCAGTTTttggtttttttctttcttttctcactTTTCCTAATAGTGTTGGGTGATTTTCTTTCGGGTTTTGCGTTTACTCATCAACTGTTACCAATTAGCTCTCTCACTCTTTACACTTTCAGGATTTGACAATTGTGTCTTTCAGGTTTTCTTTTGGTGCCGACTTCTTCATGTTCCCCTCCCTCTAATAGTTGTTTGTGATCGAATAACCttattctcttttctttctaTACCTCTTTCTTCTGCTAATCGTTTCTTTTACCATCTTTCCCTTCTTTTGATCCTTTTCCGAATACTCATTCTTTTCTCTTCTCGCCTCTTGTAGTCTTTTCACCATTTGGTACTGTGGAAGTAGAGATATTACCCTTTTTCCCTATCTCTACTTTTGGCTTTTGCAATTGATTATTGGAGCAACCAGTAGGTGTTAGTTTCCTCATTGTTCTTTTATTTTCTTGATGTAGAAATCTCCTTAACACCTCCCTTACTATCATTTATGGCTAGATTCATGTGGGTACTGAACCTTGCCTCTGTTGTTTTGGATTCTCACTTTGGGAATAGCGTCGACTGTCCTTTTTCTCACAACCAATTTCACGTTCTCGATAAGTGATTTTATTGGTTCAATCTTTATCTGATCGGTATCGATATAGATTAATGGAATTCTGTAATATGCAAATTAGTCAAGGAGTTTGTATTTAGCCCTCGTCAAATAGTTCATTCAGAGCTAATCTCACTTTTGCAATCAAGGCAAGTTTCGGGTGTTATTTCAGGTTGGGGAATAGTAAGGGTGATTAACTCTAGAATCAAATGATTAATGGAATATCATGATTGAATGTAGGTTTGAGGAGCGCTTGTGTTGGTCACACGTTTCacaacaggtgtgtaatcacactatcTTTAGcaatagatcggcaaaagccagaaATGTTCAATTGTTGACACTTCACGAGCGTACTCTCGCACGTGTGGTGACTCAAATATCCAAAACATGGGAATTCAATCGAAAAGGCCACCAttagcgatttcatgggcttaggttgATTTGGGCCACGATGGGCCAAAATGGGCAGTGTGGACCCCATGACCGCACGGGAAAATCGCATAGATGTGTGGAGATTGTTCGGCCAGCTGTGTAGTTagcacggccaaggccattatttggCTTACTGGGCCACACAAGCATATGGGCTCATGTGGGCCGTAATATGGGCTTGGGTCCATTTTTTCTATTTAACTGTTAAGGTTGTACGGGTCGCGCgagacgattgtggacctactattgggtcagtAAGTATGCCAAAACTCTAATTTATGAAATGACTgctatacccctatgaggtaaattaCAATTATATtgctatgtgatgtatgactgtttgagcatgccatattTATCATATGTACacttatattatgttgcattgcatggggtgggatatatattATTGGAGAAAGTGTtctgaaaggctataagcttgttactggcagctctgttgcGACCGTTATTAGTGTCGAAACATGTACtttattctggagtgtagggatgggtgggtcgatttattccccacatggagtttAGAGCTGGACGAAGTGGAATGTAGATGATGGTGGGTAGGATCTTTTTATGCATTGCTGATACTGCACTGAATTAGGCtgaggcccacactgatattgctaCTGACATGGGCTTAAGCCCAACTGTTCGACACTGTTTGTGTGACTGTTTATTAAATAGGGATTACACGCTGAGTTTCATACTCACCTTTTCTCCTTAACTATGTAGGTAATTATAACGCCCCCACGCCTgaaaccgttgccggagtcgagcttgaggggttaccgaacataatttatcaaattaagaacttcaaatcatttgtttctacattcacagctttctaactacccgcgtcacagttacaagaaaaatcatatattgagttaagaaactcaaaatcaagatccgtaaattttccctaaatctagactcatatatatatttactaattttttctagaattttggttgggtcaattagtacagtttattagttaaagtctccctgttttagggtttaTTGCTCGACatcgtgtattacgaatcagatatctctctatacagaatttcaatgactacgaggtttgtttttattaaaactagactcaataaggaatctttaaatataaataaaaacttctaattattgttttaaaatttattatgaatttttaaagttaaaataggggatccagaaatcactctggccctgtttcacaaaagtttaaatatctcataaaatataatttatatgcctgttttgttcaatccacatgaaaatagactcattaagcttcaattttataacttactcattatttagttctatttatactattttagtgatttttcaaattcatgtcattgctgcagcaatattacattttaaggcaagtttcatctttccatgaattttatgaactagataacctattaaacttccataatatcaaacatgatctaaattagccatcaccatgacttatcaatatcaaacattttctcaaccaaacatggccttatcataaaattatttacacaaaataagtatattgctatacatgccatacttaagttttacaagccatttacccagatgaaagtcctttggatagtgtgatcgaacctttgaCCCGTCCGATTCTCgagtggcttgttcaaaactacagtaaataaagaggaggagtaagcataaatgcttagtaagttcatatgtaaataacaagtaacataacaatacaaatataccaaacaactttagcatggtatcaccaaaacatatatcacatttctaaacatcattcatcatcttaccaccttatcgttgttgtatctaatttcaacccgagggttaagaacatacctgtccaaagtgtccatttcacaacacttaccaaaacgtcacttgcatcttaagtgttcttccatttcactagaaatttcacccgttgaacacatcgaaatacaactcggatacacggataatttgcacataagtgcctcatttgtaatcaagaaatcatgtaacccgcccctaagtgaactcggactcaactcaacgagttcggacattcgcatccataagtgaactcggactcaactcaacgagttcggatgctcaaccatcctagtgacatgtcacttgtatcctaatctattcctatggttcaaatgggctttttttcctcgatctcgcatctttgccgtcttccacggaatatcggaaccgatactcggtgatagttcatactcatccagtaattcacataattacatattattcaacaataaccacaaagcataatatttcatgataataatcagcatcatatcatataaacaacattaaattgcttaaaatgacaattatgttactacatttacacatgaacttaccttggtaccaaaatataaagattttgcaatttagtcca belongs to Gossypium arboreum isolate Shixiya-1 chromosome 7, ASM2569848v2, whole genome shotgun sequence and includes:
- the LOC128295409 gene encoding uncharacterized protein LOC128295409, whose protein sequence is MICISTISTRGTPRRGTRGRGRGRAGARAGSSASGHMPNVEAKEAPNSPMIEIGSHDRAAGDDTLSQAMLWILERVAGPNTGTVGCRSVTERLRSDQGEKSVAEYEAKIFRLSRYARGMVAIEYERCVKLAEDVKHAECQNHEKDKGRNKRVWKPSGSAIGPKEKARVDGPARGTVQPQRGFQQPLKGRGQARGGNGMSCSRGASGRGASHAEARQPALVYAARCQEDGDTPNVITGRIFLAYLMELPFGEFDVILGMDWLVKHQVNLDCTAKRVVLKTIGGDEVVMIWEHRNYLSNVISALRAEKFFRKVCEKVKNFLDVLPDDLPGLPPNREVEFEIELLPGTALILREKQLYAKFNKCDFWLHEVKAEHQSPSGLLQPVKILLWK